The proteins below come from a single Heliangelus exortis chromosome 31, bHelExo1.hap1, whole genome shotgun sequence genomic window:
- the TUBA1B gene encoding tubulin alpha-1B chain yields MRECISIHVGQAGVQIGNACWELYCLEHGIQPDGQMPSDKTIGGGDDSFNTFFSETGAGKHVPRAVFVDLEPTVIDEVRTGTYRQLFHPEQLITGKEDAANNYARGHYTIGKEIIDLVLDRIRKLADQCTGLQGFLVFHSFGGGTGSGFTSLLMERLSVDYGKKSKLEFSIYPAPQVSTAVVEPYNSILTTHTTLEHSDCAFMVDNEAIYDICRRNLDIERPTYTNLNRLISQIVSSITASLRFDGALNVDLTEFQTNLVPYPRIHFPLATYAPVISAEKAYHEQLSVAEITNACFEPANQMVKCDPRHGKYMACCLLYRGDVVPKDVNAAIATIKTKRSIQFVDWCPTGFKVGINYQPPTVVPGGDLAKVQRAVCMLSNTTAIAEAWARLDHKFDLMYAKRAFVHWYVGEGMEEGEFSEAREDMAALEKDYEEVGVDSVEGEGEEEGEEY; encoded by the exons atg cgTGAGTGCATCTCCATCCACGTGGGCCAAGCGGGCGTGCAGATCGGGAAcgcctgctgggagctgtacTGCCTGGAGCACGGCATCCAGCCCGACGGGCAGATGCCCAGCGACAAAACCATCGGCGGGGGGGACGACTCCTTCAACACCTTCTTCAGCGAGACGGGGGCCGGCAAGCACGTGCCCCGGGCCGTCTTCGTGGACCTGGAGCCCACGGTGATCG ATGAGGTGCGCACGGGGACCTACCGGCAGCTCTTCCACCCCGAGCAGCTGATCACGGGCAAGGAGGATGCGGCCAACAACTACGCCCGTGGGCACTACACCATCGGGAAGGAGATCATCGACCTGGTCCTCGACCGCATCCGCAAGCTG GCTGACCAGTGCACGGGGCTCCAGGGCTTCCTGGTCTTCCACAGCTTCGGGGGAGGCACCGGCTCCGGCTTCACCTCCCTGCTCATGGAGCGCCTCTCCGTTGACTACGGGAAGAAGTCCAAGCTGGAATTCTCCATCTACCCGGCCCCCCAGGTCTCCACGGCCGTGGTGGAGCCCTACAACTCCATCCTCACCACCCACACCACCCTGGAGCACTCCGACTGTGCCTTCATGGTGGACAACGAGGCCATCTACGACATCTGCCGCCGCAACCTGGACATCGAGAGGCCAACCTACACCAACCTCAACCGCCTCATCAGCCAGATTGTGTCCTCCATCACGGCCTCCCTGCGCTTCGACGGGGCCCTCAATGTCGACCTGACGGAATTCCAGACCAACCTGGTGCCCTACCCCCGCATCCACTTCCCCCTGGCCACCTACGCCCCGGTCATCTCTGCCGAGAAGGCTTATCACGAGCAGCTCTCGGTGGCCGAGATCACCAACGCCTGCTTCGAGCCGGCCAACCAGATGGTGAAGTGTGACCCCCGGCACGGCAAGTACATGGCCTGCTGCCTGCTGTACCGCGGGGACGTGGTGCCCAAGGACGTCAACGCCGCCATCGCCACCATCAAGACCAAGCGCAGCATCCAGTTCGTGGACTGGTGCCCCACGGGCTTCAAGGTGGGCATCAACTACCAACCCCCCACGGTGGTGCCCGGGGGGGACCTGGCCAAGGTGCAGCGCGCGGTGTGCATGCTGAGCAACACCACGGCCATCGCCGAGGCCTGGGCCCGCCTGGACCACAAGTTCGACCTGATGTACGCCAAGAGGGCGTTCGTGCACTGGTACGTGGGGGAGGGCATGGAGGAGGGGGAGTTCTCAGAGGCCCGGGAGGACATGGCCGCCCTGGAGAAGGATTATGAGGAGGTGGGGGTGGATTCTGTGGAAGGGGAGGGcgaggaggaaggggaggaataCTAA